A stretch of the Paenibacillus dendritiformis genome encodes the following:
- a CDS encoding ABC transporter permease, protein MARERRVNEELSKTGVTPESLPAVRAAGSSRVWRSIKRNWQLYALIAPVVVYYIIFHYLPMYGVQIAFKDFIASKGIWDSPWVGFKHFERFFSSYFFERLIVNTLTISLYTLLVSFPIPILLALMLNEAKAQWFKKTVQTITYAPHFLSVVVVVGMLFIFLNPSTGIVNHLIVALGGEPIAFMTDAKWFKTLYVLSDVWQTMGWSSIIYLAALSGVDHQLHEAATIDGASKLQRIWHINIPTIAPTIIILLILNLGAVMAVGFEKIFLMQNNLNLASSDVISTYVYRSGILDAQYSFSAAVGLFNSVVNFALLIVVNSIARRVSATSLW, encoded by the coding sequence ATGGCAAGAGAAAGGAGAGTGAATGAAGAGTTGAGCAAAACAGGGGTTACCCCGGAAAGCTTGCCGGCGGTTCGGGCCGCCGGATCCTCCCGGGTCTGGCGCTCGATCAAGCGCAACTGGCAGCTGTATGCGCTCATTGCGCCGGTCGTTGTCTACTATATCATCTTTCATTATTTGCCGATGTACGGCGTGCAGATCGCGTTCAAGGATTTCATCGCTTCCAAAGGAATCTGGGATAGTCCCTGGGTGGGCTTCAAGCATTTCGAACGGTTTTTCAGCAGCTATTTCTTTGAACGGCTTATTGTGAATACGCTTACAATCAGTCTGTATACGCTGCTGGTCAGCTTTCCGATTCCGATATTGCTGGCCTTGATGCTGAATGAAGCGAAGGCGCAATGGTTCAAGAAGACCGTACAGACGATTACGTACGCGCCGCATTTTTTGTCCGTCGTCGTCGTCGTCGGCATGCTGTTTATTTTCTTGAATCCGAGCACGGGCATCGTCAACCATCTGATCGTCGCGCTCGGAGGGGAGCCGATCGCCTTCATGACGGACGCGAAGTGGTTCAAGACGCTGTATGTGCTGTCGGACGTATGGCAGACGATGGGCTGGAGCTCGATCATTTATCTGGCGGCCTTGTCCGGGGTCGATCACCAGCTTCATGAGGCCGCGACGATTGACGGAGCCAGCAAGCTGCAGCGCATCTGGCACATCAATATTCCGACGATTGCCCCGACGATTATTATTTTGCTGATCCTCAATCTGGGGGCGGTGATGGCGGTGGGCTTCGAGAAAATTTTCCTGATGCAGAACAATCTGAATCTCGCCAGCTCGGATGTCATCTCCACCTATGTGTACCGCAGCGGGATACTGGATGCGCAGTACAGCTTCTCCGCCGCTGTCGGATTATTCAATTCGGTCGTCAACTTCGCGCTCTTGATTGTCGTGAACTCGATCGCGAGACGCGTAAGCGCGACGAGCCTATGGTGA
- a CDS encoding Gfo/Idh/MocA family protein — translation MQQVRIGMIGARGRGGIAKYWHKPDGRSIVVGAADIYPEKLEEFRKEINPDAFVTTDYRELIARDDIDAIAVTSPDYCHEEHAVAALKAGKHVFCEKPLAITVDGCDNILKAWQESGKKLMVGFNMRYMNMYRTMKEIVDSGVIGEIKAVWVRHFVGWGGYFYFHDWHANSANSTGLLLQKGSHDIDIIHWITGRYATKVSAFGGLDFYGGGKPNDLTCPACDERETCTEVSPGRLIECAFREEVNVEDNNVVIMELEGGIKASYLQCHFTPDYQRNYTFIGTEGRMENNELENKVYVWTRRSNNPRELSNRVYEIKEAKGSHGGADPNICKDFVDMILDGKMPVATPLAGRMSVAVGCAATESLRGGGGVVQVSPAPDAAVLQGSGNG, via the coding sequence ATGCAGCAAGTACGCATAGGAATGATCGGAGCCCGCGGGAGGGGCGGGATTGCGAAGTATTGGCACAAGCCGGACGGCCGTTCCATCGTTGTCGGCGCGGCGGATATTTATCCGGAGAAGCTGGAGGAATTCCGGAAGGAGATCAATCCGGATGCTTTCGTGACGACCGATTACCGCGAACTGATCGCGCGGGACGATATTGATGCCATCGCGGTCACATCGCCCGATTATTGCCATGAAGAGCATGCGGTGGCTGCGCTGAAGGCCGGCAAGCATGTCTTTTGCGAGAAGCCGCTCGCGATCACCGTCGACGGCTGCGACAACATCCTCAAGGCGTGGCAGGAATCCGGCAAGAAGCTGATGGTCGGCTTCAATATGCGGTATATGAATATGTACCGGACGATGAAGGAGATTGTCGATTCCGGCGTTATCGGCGAGATTAAGGCGGTCTGGGTGCGCCATTTCGTCGGCTGGGGGGGCTATTTCTACTTCCACGACTGGCACGCGAACTCCGCCAATTCGACCGGACTGCTTCTGCAAAAGGGCTCTCATGATATCGACATCATTCATTGGATTACCGGTCGCTATGCGACGAAGGTGTCGGCCTTCGGCGGGCTCGATTTCTACGGCGGCGGCAAGCCGAACGATCTGACATGCCCGGCATGCGATGAGCGGGAGACGTGCACGGAGGTCAGCCCGGGCCGCCTGATCGAATGCGCCTTCCGCGAGGAAGTGAATGTGGAAGACAATAATGTGGTCATTATGGAGCTGGAAGGCGGCATTAAGGCATCGTATTTGCAATGTCATTTCACGCCGGACTATCAGCGCAACTATACATTCATCGGAACCGAAGGACGGATGGAGAACAACGAGCTGGAGAACAAGGTCTACGTGTGGACCCGGCGCTCGAACAATCCGCGCGAGCTGTCCAACCGGGTCTACGAGATTAAGGAAGCGAAGGGCTCCCACGGCGGTGCCGATCCGAATATTTGCAAGGACTTCGTAGATATGATTCTCGACGGCAAGATGCCGGTCGCGACGCCGCTGGCGGGCCGCATGAGCGTGGCTGTAGGCTGTGCGGCGACGGAATCGCTTCGCGGCGGCGGAGGCGTGGTGCAGGTCTCTCCGGCGCCGGATGCGGCCGTTCTCCAGGGTAGCGGCAACGGATAA
- a CDS encoding cysteine hydrolase family protein, with product MGKALLIIDMQVMPFVWKNYGGKPLYQEEKLLENTKCLINKARKRNSPVFYIMYTEPEGSPRSENQPLWQVHEQIAPAAHDHVISKNYADSFLESELNTQLQDYGIDTLVMCGIQTEYCVDTTVKSGYSRGYKVELVKDCHSTYDSDGLTAVQIINHHNSILAQFAGIVHSSEVQF from the coding sequence GTGGGAAAGGCACTACTTATTATTGATATGCAGGTTATGCCTTTTGTATGGAAGAATTACGGTGGAAAACCTCTCTATCAAGAAGAAAAACTGCTTGAAAATACAAAGTGCTTGATTAATAAAGCTCGAAAGAGAAATTCACCTGTTTTCTATATCATGTATACAGAGCCGGAGGGTTCCCCAAGATCTGAGAATCAACCGCTATGGCAAGTACATGAACAGATCGCTCCTGCTGCACATGATCATGTTATTAGTAAAAATTATGCGGACTCATTTCTTGAATCCGAGCTGAATACCCAATTGCAAGATTACGGTATTGACACATTAGTAATGTGCGGAATTCAAACCGAGTATTGCGTCGATACGACTGTGAAAAGTGGTTATTCGCGCGGCTACAAAGTAGAATTGGTAAAAGACTGTCACAGCACCTATGATTCCGATGGATTAACAGCAGTACAAATCATAAATCATCATAATAGCATTCTTGCTCAATTTGCTGGAATTGTTCACTCAAGTGAAGTCCAGTTTTAG
- a CDS encoding helix-turn-helix domain-containing protein, whose protein sequence is MQEPIHKKIGKNLQEIRKSRGLSLDQVSDMSGVSKGMLGQIERGESNPTISVLWKIVNGLRISFATLMEESTPSVSIVKIEDITPLVEEEGAYRTFPIFPFEQDKGFEVYSVEVDPGCSHVSEAHYDGVEEFIMVIDGVLHVSLGGDEYVLEPKTTMRFTADQVHTYTNRTDRTIRYMTLLHYPSANR, encoded by the coding sequence ATGCAAGAACCGATCCACAAAAAAATCGGGAAAAACCTTCAAGAGATCCGCAAATCGCGGGGACTGAGCCTGGACCAGGTGTCGGACATGTCCGGCGTCAGCAAAGGCATGCTCGGGCAAATCGAGCGCGGGGAATCGAATCCGACCATTTCAGTATTATGGAAAATTGTGAATGGTCTGCGCATCTCCTTCGCAACCCTGATGGAAGAATCGACGCCGAGCGTGTCGATTGTCAAGATAGAGGATATTACCCCGCTTGTGGAGGAAGAAGGGGCATACCGCACGTTTCCTATCTTTCCTTTCGAGCAGGACAAGGGGTTCGAGGTGTACAGCGTGGAGGTGGACCCGGGCTGCTCCCATGTGTCGGAAGCCCACTACGATGGCGTCGAAGAGTTCATCATGGTGATTGACGGCGTGCTTCACGTCTCGCTGGGCGGCGACGAATACGTGCTGGAGCCGAAGACGACGATGCGCTTCACCGCCGATCAGGTTCATACGTACACGAACCGCACCGACCGCACCATACGCTACATGACCCTGCTGCACTACCCGTCCGCGAACAGATAA
- a CDS encoding extracellular solute-binding protein gives MKSRKWLMTTKCVLLSFSLLITACGGSGGGGGADAGNRDERLASMNKEGMPIAKEKMTMSGFAAKFYASADWSKLMLWEEYEKMTNIHIDWETVQIDSLKEKRNIKLAGGDYPEMFFASAFGKSDLIKYGSQGTFLRLNELIDEYAPNFKALMEKYPIVKQGITMPDGSIYGLPTVFDPDFKSLFYGTPWMKKEWLDKLGLKPPTNLEELHTVLKAIKDGDPNGNGKKDEIPWGSRGVWIMINFLKGSFGLNKNGTANPNVDLDPDTGKLRFVPATKQYKELLQYVEKLHADGLFDPETFTMKDTDLTSKATAGVYGFLDGVKPVAVYNQEGYVGMPVLEGPYGDKTATNIGSPLGNIGMFVLTDKAKNPEAAIRWMDHFYSDEGVKMFFMGFEGVTYKVNDKGEYEYLDTITNNPDGLNLDQAVSQYLTWPGGYYPGMVMRKYFKGAEGLPSSVQNAEEAEPRSIPMSEVWPAFNFTPEEQDELTTIQTDIHTYVDEMRDKFASGAVGFDQWDNYVQQLEKMNLKRYLEIYQAAYERYVKSK, from the coding sequence GTGAAATCTAGAAAATGGCTGATGACGACGAAGTGCGTGCTGCTGAGCTTCTCGCTGCTGATTACGGCTTGCGGGGGAAGCGGCGGCGGAGGGGGAGCCGATGCCGGCAATCGCGACGAACGGCTCGCCTCGATGAACAAGGAAGGGATGCCGATCGCCAAGGAAAAGATGACGATGTCCGGCTTCGCCGCGAAGTTCTATGCTTCGGCGGACTGGAGCAAGCTGATGCTCTGGGAAGAATACGAGAAGATGACCAATATTCATATCGATTGGGAGACCGTGCAGATCGACAGCTTGAAGGAGAAGCGCAACATCAAGCTGGCCGGCGGCGACTATCCCGAGATGTTCTTCGCCTCCGCCTTCGGCAAGAGCGATCTGATCAAGTATGGAAGCCAGGGCACCTTCCTGCGGCTGAACGAGCTGATCGACGAGTATGCCCCGAATTTCAAGGCGTTGATGGAGAAATACCCGATCGTGAAGCAGGGCATCACGATGCCGGACGGCAGCATTTACGGACTGCCGACCGTGTTCGACCCGGACTTCAAGTCGCTGTTCTACGGGACGCCGTGGATGAAGAAGGAATGGCTCGACAAGCTGGGGCTGAAGCCGCCGACCAATCTGGAGGAGCTGCACACGGTGCTGAAGGCAATCAAGGACGGCGACCCGAACGGCAACGGGAAGAAGGATGAGATCCCATGGGGTTCCCGCGGCGTCTGGATTATGATCAACTTCCTGAAGGGCTCGTTCGGGCTGAACAAGAACGGGACGGCGAATCCGAACGTCGACCTCGATCCGGACACCGGCAAGCTCCGGTTCGTCCCGGCGACGAAGCAGTACAAGGAACTGCTGCAATATGTCGAGAAGCTGCACGCAGACGGATTGTTCGATCCGGAGACGTTCACGATGAAGGACACCGACCTTACGTCCAAGGCGACCGCCGGCGTGTACGGGTTCCTGGACGGCGTCAAACCGGTGGCCGTCTACAATCAGGAGGGCTATGTCGGCATGCCGGTGCTCGAAGGCCCATACGGCGACAAGACCGCGACCAATATTGGATCGCCGCTCGGCAATATCGGCATGTTCGTGCTCACGGACAAGGCGAAGAACCCGGAAGCGGCCATTCGCTGGATGGATCATTTCTACAGCGATGAAGGGGTCAAAATGTTCTTCATGGGCTTCGAAGGCGTGACGTACAAAGTGAATGACAAGGGCGAATACGAGTACTTGGATACGATTACGAACAATCCGGACGGCTTGAACCTGGATCAAGCGGTCAGCCAATATCTTACCTGGCCGGGCGGATATTATCCGGGAATGGTGATGCGGAAGTATTTCAAGGGGGCGGAAGGGCTGCCTTCGTCGGTTCAGAACGCCGAGGAGGCGGAGCCGCGCTCGATACCGATGAGCGAGGTCTGGCCGGCCTTCAACTTCACGCCGGAGGAGCAGGATGAGCTGACGACCATTCAGACGGATATTCATACGTATGTCGATGAGATGCGCGACAAGTTCGCTTCGGGCGCCGTCGGATTCGACCAATGGGACAATTATGTGCAGCAGCTGGAGAAGATGAATCTGAAGCGTTATCTTGAGATTTACCAAGCGGCCTATGAGCGTTATGTGAAATCGAAATAG
- a CDS encoding MFS transporter, whose translation MINRLIWMGCLSYVVTGVTLVIMGAVLPELLASYGLNYTDGGLLIFVQFLGMLTGVLGMPAISRRLSRKRAVILGLLFISSELLLFFLPPWPVVIALAGLAGAGAGLLESCIGTIILVAVKEKQAIAMSKLEVTFGIGALAIPFAASFLIARGIWTYSFLLLGTSALITALVWHRLSFGSTDAMLTRTVKRDGRAVPSAAYSAKSLPFLVLCAVFFMLYGGSEVSVVHFFPSMFIEKWGITSSQATLTVTTYWTAMVIGRALCGVLAEKLTYYRFMWLTTSGSVVVLLLLPFSPQAWAGFVISFLLGLGMAGMFAIMLIYANQALPGMTERTTSILLAANGLGGSLMPIAVGRMMDIFPVQAVMWLFFGVMLTMLLLVFASWRRKGLMIAETRHTVAVCED comes from the coding sequence GTGATTAACAGGCTAATCTGGATGGGGTGTCTCTCGTATGTCGTGACCGGCGTGACACTGGTTATTATGGGGGCCGTGCTCCCCGAGCTTCTGGCTAGCTACGGACTGAACTATACCGATGGCGGACTGCTCATTTTCGTCCAATTTCTTGGCATGCTTACCGGCGTGCTCGGCATGCCGGCGATTTCGCGCCGATTAAGCCGCAAGCGGGCCGTCATTCTTGGACTGTTATTCATCAGCTCCGAGCTGCTTCTGTTCTTCCTTCCGCCCTGGCCTGTTGTCATCGCATTGGCCGGGTTGGCGGGCGCCGGCGCGGGGCTGCTGGAATCATGCATCGGCACGATTATACTGGTCGCCGTCAAGGAGAAGCAGGCCATTGCCATGAGCAAGCTGGAAGTCACCTTCGGCATCGGGGCTCTGGCGATTCCGTTCGCAGCCAGCTTCCTGATCGCGCGCGGCATATGGACGTATTCGTTCTTGCTGCTGGGGACAAGCGCGCTGATCACGGCCCTGGTCTGGCACAGATTATCGTTCGGCAGCACCGATGCGATGCTGACCCGCACAGTGAAGCGGGACGGCCGGGCAGTGCCATCAGCTGCTTATTCCGCCAAGTCGCTGCCGTTTCTCGTGCTGTGCGCCGTTTTTTTCATGCTGTATGGGGGCAGCGAAGTATCGGTCGTGCACTTTTTCCCGTCGATGTTCATTGAAAAATGGGGCATCACCAGTTCCCAGGCGACCTTGACCGTCACCACCTACTGGACGGCGATGGTGATCGGACGGGCGCTCTGCGGCGTGCTCGCGGAGAAGCTGACCTACTATCGCTTCATGTGGCTGACCACTTCAGGAAGCGTAGTCGTCCTGCTGCTGCTCCCCTTCAGTCCGCAGGCATGGGCCGGCTTCGTGATCAGCTTCCTGCTCGGGCTCGGGATGGCGGGCATGTTCGCCATTATGCTCATCTACGCGAATCAGGCGCTGCCCGGCATGACGGAGCGCACGACCAGCATTTTGCTGGCGGCCAACGGACTTGGCGGCTCGCTGATGCCGATTGCCGTGGGCAGGATGATGGATATCTTCCCGGTTCAGGCGGTCATGTGGCTTTTCTTCGGGGTCATGCTGACGATGCTGCTGCTCGTATTCGCGTCCTGGCGCCGCAAGGGCCTGATGATAGCGGAAACCCGGCATACGGTTGCCGTTTGTGAGGATTAA
- the tdh gene encoding L-threonine 3-dehydrogenase, whose amino-acid sequence MTATMIGLIKAERKPGAVLKEVPVPAYGPDEVLVRVKASSICGTDVHIYKWDDWAARTVVTPNVFGHEFAGIVEAVGDQVTNVKIGDHVSGEGHVVCGVCKACRTGNAHVCPHTRSFGITLPGCFGEYAVLRASNVIQNDPKLPFEIACLQDPLGNAVQTVLAGDIVGKSVAVIGVGPIGLMAIAVAKACGSGTIMAVDINPYRLEMAKTMGADVIVNSKEVNSVQAIREATNGEGAEVVLEMSGHPDAIRDALKAAAQAGRVSLLGIPSKEVAFDLAEDVIFKGLQLVGITGRRMYDTWYQLKGLLERGRIDLSPIITHRLTLDRYEEAFDLMSSGSCGKIVFIHQ is encoded by the coding sequence ATGACAGCGACGATGATCGGTTTGATCAAGGCAGAACGCAAGCCTGGAGCCGTGTTGAAGGAAGTACCGGTTCCGGCGTACGGCCCGGATGAAGTGTTGGTTCGCGTCAAGGCGTCCTCCATCTGCGGAACAGACGTTCATATTTATAAATGGGATGATTGGGCGGCCCGTACGGTCGTCACCCCGAATGTGTTCGGGCACGAATTTGCCGGCATCGTGGAGGCTGTCGGCGACCAGGTGACGAACGTGAAGATCGGCGATCATGTATCGGGAGAAGGCCATGTCGTCTGCGGCGTATGCAAAGCGTGCCGCACCGGCAACGCCCATGTCTGCCCGCATACGCGCAGCTTCGGGATTACGCTGCCCGGCTGCTTCGGCGAATACGCCGTCCTGCGGGCGAGCAATGTCATCCAGAACGACCCTAAGCTTCCGTTTGAGATCGCTTGCTTGCAGGATCCGCTCGGCAATGCCGTGCAGACGGTGTTGGCCGGAGACATTGTCGGCAAAAGTGTCGCGGTCATTGGCGTCGGCCCGATCGGGCTGATGGCGATTGCGGTCGCGAAGGCGTGCGGCAGCGGAACGATTATGGCGGTGGACATCAATCCGTACCGGCTGGAGATGGCGAAGACGATGGGGGCGGATGTCATCGTCAACAGCAAGGAAGTGAATTCGGTGCAAGCGATTCGGGAGGCGACGAACGGGGAAGGCGCGGAAGTGGTGCTGGAGATGTCCGGCCATCCCGACGCGATTCGCGACGCGTTGAAGGCGGCGGCCCAAGCCGGCCGCGTCTCGCTTCTCGGCATTCCGAGCAAGGAGGTAGCCTTCGATCTCGCGGAGGATGTCATTTTCAAAGGGCTCCAACTGGTAGGCATAACCGGACGCCGCATGTACGATACGTGGTATCAGCTCAAAGGTCTGCTCGAACGGGGCCGAATCGATCTTTCGCCAATTATTACGCACCGGCTTACGCTCGACCGGTATGAGGAAGCATTCGACTTGATGTCTTCGGGGAGTTGCGGCAAAATTGTATTTATACACCAGTAG
- a CDS encoding helix-turn-helix domain-containing protein, which produces MDCNKVGKLILSLRKEKGMTQKDLAHLMNISDKTISKWERGLGCPDVSLLGVLSKILGVNIEKILSGELKPNEKDRGNMKHIKFYACQCCDNVMTSTGAINVSCCGRVLEPLLSKPEDDEHEIIVHEIEDDYFVTLQHEMDREHYIAFVAYISYDRLLFIKLYPEQNAELRFPKMHGGTLYAYCNRHGLWKTDKMKHGTRRVI; this is translated from the coding sequence ATGGATTGCAATAAAGTGGGAAAGCTCATTCTGAGTCTTCGTAAAGAGAAAGGCATGACGCAGAAGGATTTAGCCCATCTTATGAATATAAGCGACAAGACGATTTCAAAATGGGAACGTGGTTTAGGGTGTCCGGATGTGTCCCTGCTTGGTGTGCTATCCAAAATATTAGGGGTAAATATTGAGAAGATTTTATCGGGGGAGTTAAAGCCGAATGAAAAAGATAGAGGGAATATGAAGCACATTAAATTTTACGCATGTCAATGCTGTGACAATGTCATGACCAGTACGGGGGCAATAAACGTTTCATGTTGCGGTAGGGTATTGGAACCATTGCTTTCAAAGCCAGAGGACGATGAGCACGAAATAATCGTTCATGAGATTGAAGATGATTACTTCGTTACACTTCAACATGAGATGGACAGAGAGCATTATATAGCCTTTGTTGCTTATATCTCTTATGACAGGTTACTGTTCATAAAATTGTACCCGGAACAAAACGCGGAATTGCGTTTCCCCAAAATGCACGGCGGAACGTTATATGCATATTGCAACCGACACGGATTGTGGAAAACTGACAAAATGAAGCATGGAACAAGGAGGGTTATCTGA
- a CDS encoding carbohydrate ABC transporter permease has translation MIDRSIGDRIFDAVNYVLLTLVMLIVLYPLLFVLSASVSNPETVLRGEMWLIPKQINFDAYAKIFQNKDILLGYGNTILYTLLGTAINLIMTICAAYPLARKDFLGRGLITGIIVFTMFFGGGLIPTYLLIKNLNMLDTLWVMVIPNAVAVWNIIIMRTFFQQSIPGEIQEAAMIDGCSHIQTLLRIVLPLSMPIIAVMVLFYAVGHWNSYFNALIYLSSKDKFPLQLILREILIQSDSGDMIKLTSESAVKMKMSVEGLKYAVLVVANLPMLVLYPFLQRYFVKGIMIGALKG, from the coding sequence ATGATTGATCGCTCCATCGGAGACCGCATCTTCGATGCCGTCAATTACGTCTTGTTAACGCTGGTCATGCTCATTGTGCTCTATCCGCTCCTCTTTGTCCTGAGCGCCTCCGTCAGCAACCCGGAGACGGTGCTGCGCGGCGAGATGTGGCTCATTCCGAAGCAGATCAATTTCGACGCATACGCCAAAATTTTTCAGAATAAAGACATTCTCCTTGGTTACGGCAACACGATTCTATATACCCTTCTCGGCACGGCCATCAATCTCATCATGACGATATGCGCGGCGTATCCGCTCGCACGCAAAGACTTCCTCGGCCGGGGGCTGATTACCGGCATCATCGTATTCACCATGTTCTTTGGCGGCGGGCTCATTCCTACGTACTTGCTCATCAAAAACTTGAATATGCTCGACACGCTGTGGGTGATGGTGATTCCGAACGCCGTCGCGGTCTGGAACATCATCATTATGCGCACCTTCTTCCAGCAATCGATTCCGGGCGAGATTCAGGAGGCGGCCATGATTGACGGGTGCAGCCATATCCAGACCCTGCTGCGCATCGTCCTGCCGCTGTCGATGCCGATTATCGCCGTCATGGTGCTGTTCTACGCGGTCGGCCACTGGAATTCCTATTTCAACGCGCTGATTTACTTGTCCAGCAAAGACAAATTCCCGCTGCAGCTCATTCTGCGCGAGATTCTGATTCAGAGCGATTCGGGCGACATGATCAAGCTGACGTCGGAATCGGCGGTGAAGATGAAGATGAGTGTGGAGGGCTTGAAATATGCGGTGCTGGTCGTGGCGAATTTGCCGATGCTCGTCCTGTATCCGTTCCTGCAGCGTTATTTTGTCAAAGGCATCATGATTGGAGCACTGAAAGGGTAA
- a CDS encoding glycine C-acetyltransferase yields the protein MAGFDVIEQQLKELKESGRYRPLTVWEGGSDSWMTLQGGKRVLQMSSNNYLGLTQHPALKKAAADAIAKYGVGAGSVRTITGTLDIHDELERRLAEFKGTEATLVFQSGFTTNQGVLASILGPDDVVISDELNHASIIDGIRLTKTNKRIYAHKDMDQLEAALKESGGFRQRVVVTDGVFSMDGDIAPLPHIVELAERYDAIVYVDDAHASGVLGKHGKGSTDHFGLHGRVHIQVGTLSKAIGAVGGYVASSHSLKDYLTNVARSFLFSTSLPPSVAATCLAAIEVLKTEPELTERLWRNANSFRSMLQAEGFDTGVSETPIIPIIVGDPARTNQFSRRLMEEGICAQGIVYPTVAMDKGRVRLIVTAQHTDQDLAFAREVLTKVGKEFGLI from the coding sequence ATGGCCGGGTTTGATGTGATTGAGCAGCAATTGAAGGAATTGAAGGAGTCGGGCCGCTACCGTCCGCTTACCGTATGGGAAGGCGGATCGGATTCCTGGATGACGCTGCAGGGAGGCAAGCGCGTCCTGCAGATGTCGTCGAATAACTATCTGGGGCTGACGCAGCATCCCGCATTGAAGAAGGCGGCAGCGGACGCGATTGCGAAGTACGGCGTCGGCGCCGGTTCCGTGCGGACGATTACGGGCACGCTCGACATCCATGATGAACTGGAGCGCCGTCTGGCCGAATTCAAGGGTACGGAGGCGACACTGGTGTTCCAGTCGGGCTTCACGACGAACCAGGGGGTGCTGGCCTCGATTCTCGGTCCGGACGATGTCGTCATCAGCGATGAATTGAATCATGCCAGCATCATCGACGGGATTCGCCTGACGAAGACGAATAAGCGCATTTATGCGCACAAGGACATGGATCAGCTCGAAGCGGCGCTCAAGGAGAGCGGCGGCTTCCGCCAGCGGGTCGTCGTCACCGACGGCGTCTTCAGCATGGACGGCGATATCGCCCCGCTGCCGCATATCGTCGAGCTGGCGGAACGGTATGACGCGATCGTCTATGTCGATGACGCGCATGCCAGCGGCGTGCTCGGGAAGCATGGCAAAGGCTCCACCGATCACTTCGGCCTGCATGGCCGGGTGCATATCCAGGTCGGCACGCTGTCGAAGGCGATCGGCGCGGTTGGCGGCTACGTGGCCAGTTCGCATTCCTTGAAGGATTACTTGACCAATGTGGCGCGCTCGTTCCTGTTCAGCACGTCGCTGCCGCCTTCGGTAGCGGCCACCTGCCTCGCTGCGATCGAGGTGCTCAAGACGGAGCCGGAATTGACCGAGCGGCTGTGGCGCAACGCGAATTCGTTCCGCAGCATGCTGCAGGCGGAAGGCTTCGACACCGGCGTGAGCGAGACGCCGATCATTCCGATTATCGTGGGCGATCCGGCCCGCACGAATCAATTCTCCCGCCGCTTGATGGAGGAGGGGATCTGCGCCCAAGGCATCGTCTATCCGACGGTCGCCATGGACAAAGGCCGCGTCCGCCTCATCGTGACGGCCCAGCATACGGATCAGGACCTCGCATTCGCCCGGGAAGTGCTGACGAAGGTCGGCAAAGAGTTCGGACTGATTTAA
- a CDS encoding DeoR/GlpR family DNA-binding transcription regulator, protein MFQEERLAAIMEHLRLNKRIEVDEICELLNVSRDTARRDIIKLEERGCIIRTRGGAILPTLSKEMPTYEQRLQKATASKQGIGRLAASLLRDEDYFYVDSSTTVRYMGEYMTTKRNVVVTNSIDMAGMLAAKDEARIHLLGGLLYNGQRMVYGPRAIEMMGDYHLDKAFIGACGLSPEGLTTDFEEESYLIRQVLRKADQVIVLADHSKFDKQMFHRVAGLEDVDFIITDREPGEAWTRQLREAAVELLVADGGSCA, encoded by the coding sequence ATGTTTCAAGAGGAACGGCTTGCCGCTATTATGGAACATCTGCGGCTCAATAAGCGGATCGAAGTCGACGAAATATGCGAGTTGCTGAATGTATCGCGCGATACAGCAAGGCGGGACATCATCAAGCTGGAAGAGCGGGGCTGCATCATCCGCACGCGCGGCGGCGCCATTCTGCCCACGTTATCGAAGGAGATGCCGACATACGAGCAGCGTCTGCAGAAGGCAACGGCGTCCAAGCAAGGGATTGGCCGCTTGGCCGCCTCGCTGCTGCGCGACGAAGACTACTTCTATGTCGATTCTTCCACGACTGTGCGTTATATGGGTGAATATATGACCACGAAGCGGAACGTCGTCGTTACCAACTCCATTGACATGGCCGGCATGCTGGCGGCCAAGGACGAGGCGCGGATTCATCTGCTCGGCGGCCTGTTATACAACGGACAGCGTATGGTATACGGCCCGCGCGCCATTGAGATGATGGGCGATTATCATCTGGATAAGGCCTTTATCGGCGCCTGCGGCTTATCGCCGGAAGGCTTGACGACGGATTTCGAGGAGGAGAGCTATCTCATCCGTCAAGTTCTGCGCAAGGCCGATCAAGTGATTGTGCTGGCCGATCATTCCAAGTTCGACAAGCAGATGTTCCACCGTGTAGCGGGTCTGGAGGACGTCGACTTCATCATTACGGATCGGGAGCCGGGTGAAGCGTGGACACGGCAGCTCCGCGAGGCAGCCGTGGAGCTGCTGGTGGCGGACGGGGGGAGTTGCGCGTGA